The following are encoded in a window of Candidatus Rokuibacteriota bacterium genomic DNA:
- a CDS encoding fused MFS/spermidine synthase has translation MFAGATLLFVVQPMVGKMVLPLLGGTPAVWSTCMVFFQAVLLGGYAYAHASTAWLGIRRQMLLHLALLVLPLGVLPLAVNPAYLHGGGTNPVFDVLLLLSVSVGLPFLVVSATAPLLQKWFESTDHPAAGDPYFLYAASNLGSMLALLSYPTLIEPRLQLRGDDWLTQTRLWTLGYFALAVLIGLCAMTLWRRGPKPAGAGPEDGAGPGDPPGDPPGVPYIAPPEPPPSWTLCLHWIALAFVPSSLLLGVTTYITTDIAAVPLLWVLPLAIYLLTFILAFGRLPARLHRLVAAATTPLVLVVFFLMLSRFKQRILITVLWHLLLLFVVALACHGKLALTRPSSRYLTQFYLLLSVGGVLGGLCNALIAPLVFSSLAEYPLVMALSCLLLEGPRPASAWTLRSLVRDAGLAFAVGAAALVLYADFVTLRLDTGFFTTLLKIPTEMVEKWVTPAELQANTILGYGLPLVALFFMRRRPVALALGLCAVLIVGDFVDARNSNQILQARSFFGVLRVTRDKSLTGYTELRHGTTAHGRQSLDPERHQEPLAYYHRGSPIGLVMAELDRRSSALRVAVIGLGTGTMAAYARPGDIMTFYEIDPLVRDIATNRFYFAYVPDAIQRGATVRIEMGDARIRMAQVRKERPGERYDLIVVDAFSSDAIPVHLLTREAFRLYFEMLNLNGLLALHLSNRYLALAPVVASLAEDAKLGGRLIRDDSSPDAEGSSASIWAVLARTPEALGKLARDPDWTATKLETRPRVGVWTDDFHNLLAVFDRSETWRFRDSLRLDEQPGKM, from the coding sequence ATGTTCGCCGGCGCCACGCTGCTGTTCGTGGTGCAGCCGATGGTGGGCAAGATGGTCCTGCCGCTCCTCGGGGGCACGCCGGCCGTGTGGAGCACGTGCATGGTCTTCTTCCAGGCCGTGCTCCTCGGCGGCTACGCCTACGCCCACGCGAGCACGGCCTGGCTCGGCATCCGCCGCCAGATGCTCCTGCACCTGGCCCTGCTCGTCCTGCCGCTTGGAGTCCTGCCGCTGGCCGTGAACCCGGCGTACCTTCACGGCGGCGGCACCAACCCGGTTTTCGACGTGCTGCTCCTGCTCTCGGTCTCGGTCGGACTGCCCTTCCTCGTGGTCAGCGCCACTGCCCCGCTGCTCCAGAAGTGGTTCGAAAGCACGGATCACCCGGCCGCGGGGGACCCTTATTTTCTCTACGCCGCGAGCAACCTCGGCAGCATGCTGGCCCTGCTGAGCTATCCGACCCTCATCGAGCCGAGGCTCCAGCTCAGGGGCGATGATTGGCTGACGCAGACGCGCCTCTGGACCCTCGGCTATTTCGCGCTCGCCGTCCTGATCGGCCTCTGCGCGATGACCCTCTGGCGGCGCGGCCCCAAGCCCGCGGGCGCAGGGCCGGAGGACGGCGCGGGCCCCGGTGATCCCCCCGGCGATCCCCCCGGTGTTCCCTATATCGCGCCGCCTGAGCCGCCGCCGAGCTGGACCCTATGCCTGCACTGGATCGCCCTGGCGTTCGTGCCGTCGAGCCTCCTGCTCGGCGTGACCACGTACATCACGACGGATATCGCCGCCGTACCCCTGCTCTGGGTACTACCGCTGGCCATCTATCTCCTGACCTTCATCCTGGCCTTCGGCCGCTTGCCGGCGCGCCTGCATCGCCTGGTCGCGGCGGCGACCACCCCGCTCGTCCTCGTCGTCTTCTTCCTCATGCTCTCCCGCTTCAAGCAGCGCATCCTGATCACGGTGCTCTGGCACCTCCTGCTGCTCTTCGTGGTCGCCCTCGCCTGCCACGGCAAGCTGGCGCTCACGCGCCCCTCGTCGCGGTATCTGACCCAGTTCTATCTCCTGCTCTCGGTGGGCGGCGTGCTCGGCGGGCTCTGCAACGCGCTGATCGCCCCTCTCGTCTTCAGCTCGCTCGCGGAGTACCCGCTCGTGATGGCGCTCAGCTGCCTGCTCCTGGAAGGCCCGCGGCCGGCGTCGGCATGGACCCTGCGCTCCCTCGTGAGGGACGCGGGCTTGGCTTTCGCAGTGGGCGCGGCGGCTCTCGTCCTCTACGCGGACTTCGTCACGCTCCGGCTCGACACAGGGTTCTTCACCACGCTGCTCAAGATCCCCACGGAGATGGTCGAGAAATGGGTCACGCCCGCGGAGCTCCAGGCCAATACCATCCTGGGATACGGCCTGCCGCTCGTCGCGCTCTTCTTCATGCGGCGGCGCCCGGTGGCCCTGGCATTGGGCCTCTGCGCCGTCCTGATCGTGGGGGACTTCGTGGACGCGCGGAACAGCAACCAGATCCTCCAGGCGCGAAGCTTCTTCGGAGTCCTGCGCGTCACACGTGACAAAAGTCTCACGGGCTATACCGAGCTCCGCCACGGCACCACGGCGCATGGCCGGCAGAGCCTCGATCCCGAGCGGCACCAAGAGCCGCTCGCCTACTACCACCGCGGCAGCCCCATCGGGCTCGTGATGGCCGAGCTGGATCGGCGCAGCTCGGCGCTCCGCGTGGCCGTGATCGGACTCGGGACGGGCACGATGGCCGCCTACGCCCGGCCGGGCGACATCATGACGTTCTACGAGATCGATCCCCTCGTGCGCGACATCGCGACCAACCGCTTCTACTTCGCCTACGTGCCCGACGCGATCCAGCGGGGCGCGACGGTGCGCATCGAGATGGGCGACGCCCGCATCCGCATGGCCCAGGTGCGGAAGGAGCGCCCCGGAGAGCGCTACGACCTCATCGTCGTGGACGCGTTCAGCTCGGACGCCATTCCGGTGCACCTGCTGACGCGCGAAGCTTTCCGTCTCTATTTCGAGATGCTGAACCTCAACGGCCTGCTCGCCCTCCATCTCTCGAACCGGTATCTCGCGCTCGCACCGGTGGTGGCGAGCCTCGCCGAGGATGCCAAGCTCGGCGGCCGGCTGATCCGCGACGACTCATCGCCGGATGCCGAAGGCTCGAGCGCCTCCATCTGGGCCGTGCTGGCCCGGACGCCGGAGGCGCTCGGCAAGCTCGCGCGTGACCCAGACTGGACGGCCACGAAGCTCGAGACGCGCCCCCGGGTCGGCGTCTGGACCGACGACTTCCACAATCTGCTCGCGGTCTTCGACCGGTCGGAGACGTGGCGATTCCGGGACAGCCTGCGTCTGGACGAGCAACCCGGCAAGATGTAG
- a CDS encoding DUF3300 domain-containing protein, which yields MRILKKIVAAVVAVVLTIPATLLAQELPPRILFSTEELEQIAAPVALYPDPLLAQVLMAATYPVEVVQAARFVQANPTLRDSRLDEALTYQNWDDSVKALAQFPQILDMMDDKLDWTQQLGDAFLAQEQGLMDAVQVLRARAQAQGTLTSSPQQVVRVQAPYIYIEPASPQVIYVPVYNPLIVYGPWPYPAHRPYYYYPIGLPVGRGFYSFGGGIFVGFGLWGTCDWHRHVVFVDVARYRRFTEVVNVEGRRGEIERGRIGPREGDRLAWQHDVRHRESVEVRHTAAQQPVTTPRPAVIQSREPFRSRVEQPRAAQPRVEQPRVEQPRAAQPRAEQPRVEQPRADQPRAEQGRPQPGRGGQEAIRPSVQPAPRPESSRPNPGDSPRAQARVQASPAPAQGQRREPGERGHEDRESVAPPSPAVRSAPVATVTTGSVHEASSASALNGGVQGGGARR from the coding sequence ATGAGAATCTTGAAGAAAATCGTGGCGGCCGTGGTCGCCGTCGTTCTAACGATCCCCGCGACACTCCTCGCCCAGGAGCTGCCACCGCGCATCTTGTTCTCGACCGAGGAGCTCGAACAGATCGCCGCGCCGGTCGCGCTCTATCCGGACCCGCTGCTGGCGCAGGTGTTGATGGCCGCCACCTACCCCGTCGAGGTCGTGCAGGCGGCCCGGTTCGTTCAGGCCAATCCCACTCTTAGGGATAGCCGGCTGGACGAGGCGCTCACGTACCAGAACTGGGACGACAGCGTGAAGGCGCTCGCTCAGTTCCCGCAGATCCTCGACATGATGGACGACAAGCTCGACTGGACCCAGCAGCTCGGCGACGCCTTCCTGGCTCAGGAGCAGGGTCTGATGGACGCCGTGCAGGTGCTCCGCGCCAGGGCGCAGGCGCAAGGCACGCTCACCAGCTCACCGCAGCAGGTCGTGAGGGTGCAGGCCCCCTACATCTACATCGAGCCGGCCAGCCCGCAGGTGATCTACGTGCCGGTCTACAACCCTCTCATCGTCTACGGGCCGTGGCCCTATCCTGCCCATCGGCCGTACTACTACTACCCGATCGGATTGCCCGTGGGGAGAGGCTTCTACTCCTTTGGCGGCGGCATCTTCGTCGGGTTCGGGCTCTGGGGAACTTGCGACTGGCACCGCCACGTCGTCTTCGTCGATGTTGCCCGGTATCGCCGCTTCACCGAAGTCGTGAACGTCGAAGGACGACGGGGCGAGATCGAGCGGGGGAGGATCGGGCCGCGCGAGGGTGATCGGCTGGCGTGGCAGCACGACGTCCGTCATCGGGAGAGCGTGGAGGTCCGGCATACGGCGGCGCAACAGCCCGTGACGACTCCGAGGCCGGCGGTTATCCAGTCCCGTGAGCCCTTCCGGAGTCGTGTAGAGCAGCCGCGGGCGGCACAACCGCGGGTGGAGCAGCCACGAGTGGAACAGCCGCGGGCGGCACAACCGCGGGCGGAGCAGCCGCGGGTGGAGCAACCGCGAGCTGACCAGCCGCGAGCGGAGCAGGGACGGCCGCAGCCAGGGCGCGGCGGACAGGAAGCGATCCGGCCGAGCGTCCAGCCGGCGCCACGGCCCGAGTCCAGCCGGCCGAATCCGGGAGACTCGCCGCGCGCGCAGGCGCGCGTCCAGGCGAGCCCCGCCCCTGCGCAGGGCCAGCGACGGGAACCCGGCGAGCGCGGTCATGAGGACCGGGAGAGTGTCGCGCCGCCCAGTCCCGCCGTGCGGAGTGCGCCCGTGGCGACCGTCACGACTGGAAGCGTCCATGAAGCGAGCAGCGCAAGCGCCTTGAACGGCGGCGTCCAGGGCGGCGGGGCGCGGCGATGA
- a CDS encoding xanthine dehydrogenase family protein molybdopterin-binding subunit: MIATARGKISRRTLLKGGLAVGAGLVVGFQVPLAGRTASAQQSPGLFTPSQWITIDRNGLVTFINSVVEMGQGSLTTMPMIVADELDADLGRLKVQQAPANPALYANPVTKSQSYGGSRGVRDHFQMLRKAGAAAREMLMQAAANEWGVAVAEVTTEPGVVIHRPTGRQLQYGQLVDQAAQLPVPQNPKLKTPDQFRYIGKIVGRRDTPLKVNGSAIFGADVQVPGMLTASIERSPVFGGEVKNFDAAAAKRIKGVSHVIKVSNGIAVVADSFWTALQGRKALKVTWDEGSLATLSSERISSGYKTASSQPGQEARRDGDAGKALASGAKIVEAVYEVPFLEHACMEPMNATAHVRPNSCEIWAPTQNPGGTQATGARLTGLPANKVIVNTTFLGGGFGRRGEQDFITDAVETSKAVGKPVKVMWTREDDIQHGFYRPATYNVFKAALDDKGMPVAWWNRIVGPGLQVQKGRVPAYSLDATALAGARDMPYDVPNVLVEWVHKDFGIPVGFWRSVGSSQNIYIVEGFVDELAHAAGKDPFEYRRALLGKSPRHKAVLELAAQKANWGAPLPAGRARGIAVAFSYGSYAAHVAEVSVAPTGKVRVHKIVGAIDAGIAVNPDQVKAQMEGGAIYALTSVFYGEITIDRGRVKQSNFHDYRMLRIDEAPEIEVHILDSGEAPGGLGEPGVPTVAPAVCNAIFALTGKRIRKLPLEPYVARRA; this comes from the coding sequence GTGATAGCTACCGCGCGGGGGAAGATCAGCCGCCGGACCCTTCTGAAAGGTGGGCTCGCTGTGGGGGCGGGCCTCGTCGTGGGCTTCCAGGTACCGCTCGCGGGCCGCACGGCCTCGGCGCAGCAGTCGCCGGGGCTCTTCACGCCCAGCCAGTGGATCACGATCGACCGCAACGGCCTCGTTACCTTCATCAACTCCGTAGTCGAGATGGGCCAGGGGTCGCTGACGACCATGCCGATGATCGTGGCCGACGAGCTCGATGCCGACTTGGGCCGCCTCAAGGTCCAGCAGGCGCCCGCCAACCCCGCGCTCTACGCCAACCCGGTGACGAAGTCGCAGTCCTACGGCGGCAGCCGCGGCGTGCGGGATCATTTCCAGATGCTACGCAAGGCGGGGGCCGCCGCGCGCGAGATGCTGATGCAGGCCGCGGCCAACGAGTGGGGCGTGGCCGTGGCAGAGGTGACGACGGAGCCCGGCGTGGTCATCCACAGGCCGACGGGGCGGCAGCTCCAGTACGGCCAGCTCGTCGATCAGGCTGCCCAGCTGCCGGTGCCGCAGAACCCCAAGCTCAAGACGCCCGACCAGTTCCGCTACATCGGCAAGATCGTCGGGCGGCGCGATACGCCGCTCAAGGTCAACGGCAGCGCGATCTTCGGCGCGGACGTGCAGGTGCCGGGGATGCTCACCGCGTCGATCGAGCGTAGCCCCGTTTTCGGAGGCGAGGTGAAGAACTTCGACGCGGCGGCGGCCAAGCGCATCAAGGGCGTCTCACACGTGATCAAGGTGTCGAACGGCATCGCGGTCGTGGCCGATTCCTTCTGGACGGCGCTCCAGGGCCGCAAGGCGCTCAAGGTCACGTGGGACGAGGGATCGCTCGCCACGCTGAGCAGCGAGCGGATCAGCAGCGGCTACAAGACCGCGTCCTCCCAGCCTGGACAGGAAGCGCGGAGGGACGGCGACGCGGGCAAGGCGCTCGCCTCGGGCGCCAAGATCGTCGAGGCCGTCTACGAGGTGCCCTTCCTCGAGCACGCTTGCATGGAGCCGATGAACGCGACGGCGCACGTGCGCCCGAATTCCTGCGAGATCTGGGCGCCGACGCAGAATCCCGGCGGCACTCAGGCGACGGGTGCTCGCCTGACGGGGCTACCGGCGAACAAGGTGATCGTCAACACCACCTTCCTCGGCGGCGGCTTCGGCCGGCGCGGTGAGCAGGACTTCATCACCGACGCGGTCGAGACCTCCAAGGCCGTGGGCAAGCCCGTCAAGGTGATGTGGACGCGCGAGGACGACATCCAGCACGGCTTCTACCGCCCGGCGACCTACAACGTCTTCAAGGCCGCACTCGACGACAAGGGCATGCCCGTCGCGTGGTGGAATCGCATCGTGGGCCCGGGGCTCCAGGTCCAGAAGGGGCGCGTGCCGGCGTACAGCCTCGACGCGACGGCGCTCGCGGGCGCGCGCGACATGCCCTACGACGTGCCGAACGTCCTTGTCGAGTGGGTCCACAAGGACTTCGGCATCCCGGTGGGCTTCTGGCGCTCGGTCGGCTCCTCGCAAAACATCTACATCGTCGAGGGCTTCGTGGACGAGCTGGCGCACGCGGCGGGCAAGGACCCCTTCGAGTACCGCCGAGCGCTCTTAGGCAAGTCACCCCGCCACAAGGCGGTGCTCGAGCTGGCGGCGCAGAAGGCCAACTGGGGCGCGCCGCTGCCGGCCGGCCGCGCGCGCGGCATCGCCGTCGCCTTCTCGTACGGCAGCTATGCGGCCCACGTTGCCGAGGTTTCCGTGGCACCCACCGGCAAGGTGCGCGTCCACAAGATCGTGGGCGCCATCGACGCGGGCATCGCGGTCAACCCCGACCAGGTCAAAGCCCAGATGGAGGGCGGCGCGATCTACGCGCTGACCTCCGTCTTCTACGGCGAGATCACCATCGACCGCGGGCGCGTGAAGCAGTCGAACTTCCACGACTACCGGATGCTGCGGATCGACGAGGCGCCCGAGATCGAGGTGCACATCCTGGACTCGGGCGAGGCGCCGGGCGGGCTCGGCGAGCCGGGCGTGCCGACGGTGGCGCCGGCCGTGTGCAACGCGATCTTTGCCTTGACGGGCAAGCGCATCCGCAAGCTCCCGCTCGAGCCTTACGTAGCCAGGCGCGCGTAG
- a CDS encoding (2Fe-2S)-binding protein: MATFALIVNGKTCQIDASPDMPLLWAIREQVGLTGTKFGCGAAHCGACTVHVDGKAVRSCNVSVLEATGKRITTIEGLSDRTDHPVQKAWIEIDVPQCGYCQSGQIMSAAALLAEKPSPTDADIDRAMSGNICRCGTYTRIRAAIHRAAQMKKGGA, translated from the coding sequence ATGGCCACGTTCGCGCTGATCGTCAACGGCAAAACCTGCCAGATCGATGCCTCGCCCGACATGCCGCTGCTGTGGGCGATCCGGGAGCAGGTCGGGCTCACCGGCACCAAGTTCGGCTGCGGGGCCGCGCACTGCGGCGCCTGCACCGTGCACGTGGACGGCAAGGCGGTCCGCTCGTGCAACGTGTCCGTCCTCGAGGCGACGGGCAAGAGGATCACCACGATCGAAGGCCTCTCCGACAGGACCGACCATCCCGTGCAGAAGGCGTGGATCGAGATCGACGTGCCCCAGTGCGGTTACTGCCAGTCGGGACAGATCATGTCCGCCGCGGCGCTCCTCGCGGAGAAGCCCTCGCCGACGGACGCCGATATCGACCGCGCCATGAGCGGGAACATCTGCCGCTGCGGGACCTACACGCGCATCCGCGCCGCCATCCACCGCGCGGCCCAGATGAAGAAGGGAGGCGCGTGA
- a CDS encoding dihydrodipicolinate synthase family protein, whose translation MSGKDRITGVLSPVVTPFKADLTPDPERFARQCRWLLSQDVGLAVFGTNSEANSLSTDEKVELLDRLVGAGVDAGRMMPGTGCCALTDSVRLTAHAMKLGCGGVLMLPPFYYKGVSDDGLFKNFAEVIERVSDRRLRIYLYHIPPVSQVAITLPLIERLLKAYPGIIAGAKDSSGDWNNTQAYLDNFAKQGFDVFPGSETFLLQGMRGGGVGCISATANVNPRAIARLFATWRAADADTQQERLNEIRGIFAKHPMIPALKAAIAHYGGDASWVTVRPPLVELTREQQTALAADLDGAGFTMPGLKG comes from the coding sequence GTGAGCGGCAAAGATCGCATCACCGGTGTCCTCTCCCCCGTTGTCACCCCCTTCAAGGCCGACCTCACCCCTGATCCGGAGCGGTTCGCGCGGCAGTGCCGCTGGCTGCTCTCCCAGGACGTGGGATTGGCGGTCTTCGGGACCAACTCGGAGGCCAACTCGCTCTCCACCGACGAGAAGGTCGAGCTGCTGGACCGCCTGGTGGGCGCGGGTGTGGACGCAGGCCGGATGATGCCGGGCACCGGCTGCTGCGCGCTGACCGACTCGGTGCGGCTGACGGCGCACGCGATGAAGCTCGGCTGCGGCGGCGTGCTCATGCTGCCGCCCTTCTACTACAAGGGCGTCTCGGACGACGGGCTCTTCAAGAACTTCGCGGAGGTGATCGAGCGCGTCAGCGACCGTCGGCTGCGGATCTACCTGTACCACATCCCGCCGGTCTCTCAGGTGGCGATCACCCTTCCTCTCATAGAGCGGCTGCTCAAGGCCTACCCTGGCATCATCGCGGGCGCCAAGGATTCCTCCGGCGACTGGAACAACACGCAGGCGTATCTCGACAACTTCGCCAAGCAGGGCTTCGACGTCTTCCCTGGGAGCGAGACCTTCCTGCTCCAGGGCATGCGCGGGGGCGGCGTCGGCTGCATCAGCGCTACAGCCAACGTCAACCCGAGGGCGATCGCGCGGCTCTTTGCGACGTGGCGGGCGGCGGACGCCGACACGCAGCAGGAGCGTCTGAACGAAATCCGCGGCATCTTCGCCAAGCATCCGATGATCCCGGCCCTCAAGGCCGCCATCGCGCATTACGGCGGCGACGCGTCCTGGGTGACGGTGCGCCCGCCGCTGGTGGAGTTGACGCGGGAACAACAGACGGCCCTGGCGGCTGACCTCGACGGCGCCGGCTTCACCATGCCAGGGTTGAAAGGCTGA
- a CDS encoding amidohydrolase family protein, translated as MHDLVIDNARIIDGLGAPERAGGVAVTGGRIVGVGGNLGPARQTVDAQGLVLAPGIVDIHTHYDAQLTWDPFATPSTALGVTTVVIGNCGFTIAPCRPQHRDVIMRNLTHVEGMSLDAMRAGIQWDFESYPEYLGSIERRGIVPNVASFVGHSSVRTYVLGEDAAKRAATDAEIAEMRRIVLEAVKAGAIGFATSTLEQHNGEGGIPMPSRLADEKEMLALTGALGEAKRGVFMLTKGMTSTIPWLEKIAGANGRPVMIAAMFVDPGDPTRVFKELGEIEQARTRGRELWAQVGCFPLGMEFTLRHPYPLEALMAWRPAMTAPDQARYRQILADPGFRRALIHEMGQPGVPNRISNKNWDYLTVMEVKKPSLRSLEGKTIGELARDRKREPWDVFLDLGLDDDLDTMFDCRLFNTDEKKVSELLRHPCAAIALSDAGAHLSFLCDAGFGLHLFGHWVRERGDMTLPQAVRAVTSTVADAYRIKDRGRIAPGAWADLMLFDPSTVARGPKRRVNDLPTGASRLDTPAVGLHGVWVNGVRAVDPRGVIADCGRPGRVLREFSS; from the coding sequence GTGCACGATCTTGTCATTGACAATGCGCGTATCATCGACGGTCTGGGCGCCCCGGAGCGCGCCGGAGGCGTCGCGGTCACGGGCGGCAGGATCGTCGGTGTCGGCGGCAACCTGGGGCCGGCCAGGCAAACGGTTGACGCGCAGGGACTGGTGCTGGCCCCGGGCATCGTGGACATCCACACGCACTACGACGCCCAGCTGACCTGGGATCCCTTCGCGACGCCGTCCACGGCGCTGGGCGTGACCACGGTGGTGATCGGCAACTGCGGGTTCACCATCGCGCCCTGCCGGCCGCAGCACCGCGACGTGATCATGCGCAACCTGACGCACGTCGAGGGCATGTCGCTGGACGCGATGCGCGCGGGGATCCAGTGGGATTTCGAAAGCTATCCGGAGTACCTCGGCTCGATCGAGCGGCGCGGAATCGTCCCGAACGTGGCGTCCTTCGTCGGGCATTCGTCGGTGCGGACGTATGTGCTGGGCGAGGACGCGGCCAAGCGCGCGGCGACGGACGCCGAGATCGCGGAGATGCGGCGCATCGTGCTCGAGGCGGTCAAGGCGGGCGCCATCGGCTTCGCGACCTCCACGCTCGAGCAGCACAACGGTGAAGGCGGCATCCCGATGCCCTCCCGGCTGGCGGACGAGAAGGAGATGCTGGCGCTCACGGGCGCGCTCGGCGAGGCCAAGCGCGGCGTCTTCATGCTGACCAAGGGCATGACCTCCACCATCCCCTGGCTCGAGAAGATCGCGGGCGCCAACGGCCGGCCCGTCATGATCGCGGCCATGTTCGTGGACCCGGGCGATCCCACGCGCGTCTTCAAGGAGCTGGGCGAGATCGAGCAGGCGCGCACCCGCGGCCGCGAGCTCTGGGCGCAGGTGGGCTGCTTCCCGCTCGGCATGGAGTTCACGCTGCGCCACCCCTACCCGCTCGAGGCACTGATGGCCTGGCGGCCCGCGATGACGGCGCCCGACCAGGCGCGCTACCGCCAGATCCTGGCCGATCCGGGCTTCCGCCGCGCGCTGATCCACGAGATGGGGCAGCCCGGCGTGCCGAACCGGATCAGCAACAAGAACTGGGACTACCTGACGGTGATGGAGGTGAAGAAGCCTTCGCTGCGGTCGCTGGAGGGCAAGACGATCGGCGAGCTGGCGCGGGACCGAAAGCGGGAGCCCTGGGACGTCTTCCTCGACCTGGGGCTCGACGACGACCTCGACACGATGTTTGACTGCCGGCTCTTCAACACGGACGAGAAGAAGGTCTCCGAGCTGCTGCGCCACCCCTGCGCGGCCATCGCGCTGTCCGATGCGGGCGCGCACCTCTCCTTCCTCTGCGACGCTGGCTTCGGCCTTCACCTCTTCGGCCACTGGGTGCGCGAGCGCGGCGACATGACGCTCCCGCAGGCGGTGCGCGCCGTGACGAGCACGGTGGCGGACGCGTATCGCATCAAGGACCGCGGCCGCATCGCGCCCGGCGCGTGGGCCGACCTGATGCTGTTCGATCCGTCCACGGTGGCGCGGGGCCCGAAGCGCCGCGTCAACGACCTGCCCACCGGCGCGTCACGCCTCGACACGCCGGCCGTGGGGCTCCACGGCGTGTGGGTCAACGGCGTCCGCGCGGTGGACCCGCGGGGCGTGATCGCCGACTGCGGCCGCCCGGGCCGAGTCCTGCGCGAGTTTTCCTCCTAG